The Verrucomicrobiota bacterium DNA window TGCTGCGTCGTGCGCGTGCCGAGTGTTTTCTTGAACGATCCGGCTTGCTCCGTCACCGAGCGCCACGTTTCGCGCATCTTTGGTTCGGGCATGGCGTTCTTCATGGTCGCGTCAAAGCACGCAACGGCGCCGGCGAAATCGTCGTTCGCCAGCAGGTCCACAAATTTTTCCGCGATGACTGGCAAGCCGGTTTGAGCTGAAGCTGGCTGGCTCTTCTCGTCGGAGCATCCCGATCCGGTGATGAGTACCAAACCGAATAATGCGGCTGTGATGGCTGGTATTTTCATGGCTTTCCCTTTCTCCCACTCCCATGTTTAGTTTGTTTTTCCCGGGTCATCCTCGATGACGACGGCCGTGCCGTAGGCGAGGATTTCCGCCGCCGCGCCCATGATCTGGCTCGTGCCGAAGCGAACGTCCACGACGGCGTTGGCGCCGAGGGCCGCCGCGCGAGCAGTCATCCGGTCGAGCGATTGTTCCCGCGATTCCGCCAGCAGTTTCGTGTATTCCTCGATCTCGCCGCCGACGATGTTCTTGCACACGGCGAGAATGTCCTTGCCGATGTGCCGCGCACGGACGGTGTTGCCCGTGACCATGCCGAGCGTCTTGACAACGCGTTTCCCGGCAATCGTGCTCGAAGTGGTCGTGATCATCGTTGAACCTCCTTGTATTTGTCCGTTTTTCTGGTGAACAGTTTCTCCCGCAAAACCGAAACAAAAAGAATCACGCCGCCGGCCAGCAACGCGAGGATGCCGCCTTTGACCAGCCACGGCATCTGTGCATCGGCCAGCAGCGATTCCACGGCCTTGAACCCGGCAAAAAACAACACGACCATCGCGCCGAGCGAAACGAGAATCCACGCGGCGCGGCGCTCAATGCGATTATAGACGTTGATCCAGTAACGGTCCCAGACTTCCTCCGGCGGATTGGCGAATTTGAGTTGCATGGTGACTTCCTTCAATTTTCGATGTTCATTCCATTCGGTTTGTCGCTCCGGCGAAGCGGCAAGCATCTGCTGGAACTCGGCTTGTTCGTCCGCGGAAAGCTCGCCGTCCAACGCGCCGGTCATCAGCCGGCGAAAGCCGTCCAGCTCGTGGTTGGTTGGCGAGTCATGTGTCATAGCAACCGATTCAACGTGTCCTTCAAATGTTGCCGTGCGTAAAAGAGCCGCGACATGACCGTGCCTTGGGGAATCTCCAGGCGCTCGGCGATTTCGGCGTACGAACAATCCTCGACCTCCCGGAGGATGAACACCTCGCGCTCCTCCGGCTTGAGCCGCGCGACGGTGCTCCACACGTGTTGCGCCAGGTCGCTGCGTTCGGCCAGCACCGCCGGATCGGCCTGGTCGCGGAGAGCCGCAGCCTGAACATCTTCAGCAGCCAAGGACTCAGTGGCCCGGTCAAGTTCACGAAAGCGGGATCGTTGCCGCAGATGGTTCAGGCACAGGTTGCGGAGAATCCGGTAATACCACGTGAAGAATCGCTGTTGCAGGTTGAAGCGCGGCATGGCCCGGTACGCCCGGACAAAGGCCTCCTGCGAAAGGTCCAGCGCGTCCTCGTGGTTGCCCACCAGTCCCAAGGCCGTGAAGTATGCCCGTTTCATATTCTTGCTGACCACGACGCCGAACGCCTGTGCGTCTCCGCGCCGGCACCGCTCCAAGGCCGCCCGTTCTTCCACTTCCAACGGCCCTTTCAGGTCGGTGTCTGCCAGTTGCATAGTTCGTCCCG harbors:
- a CDS encoding YbjQ family protein; the protein is MITTTSSTIAGKRVVKTLGMVTGNTVRARHIGKDILAVCKNIVGGEIEEYTKLLAESREQSLDRMTARAAALGANAVVDVRFGTSQIMGAAAEILAYGTAVVIEDDPGKTN
- a CDS encoding sigma-70 family RNA polymerase sigma factor gives rise to the protein MQLADTDLKGPLEVEERAALERCRRGDAQAFGVVVSKNMKRAYFTALGLVGNHEDALDLSQEAFVRAYRAMPRFNLQQRFFTWYYRILRNLCLNHLRQRSRFRELDRATESLAAEDVQAAALRDQADPAVLAERSDLAQHVWSTVARLKPEEREVFILREVEDCSYAEIAERLEIPQGTVMSRLFYARQHLKDTLNRLL